One window from the genome of Oryza glaberrima chromosome 3, OglaRS2, whole genome shotgun sequence encodes:
- the LOC127768208 gene encoding uncharacterized protein LOC127768208, with protein sequence MNSYSGDRSSSSSSRPTTTSFDSYQFDFGVNSSRSSASRPLRPGPGATAGGAAAGGVGGGGSAWTHQPAKTTSWTHQPSPASAAAGAGSGPTSMVGDIFGRSWSSAAPSSGLGIPQANNPGLFSDLLGSALGSSSRGQPNAPLRSSAPQTYKPANANPNPSGSPFSMGGMASTLPKTTTGSPMSSGGGGYGVGGRPMKPAGMASAAAAQPMMGQKKDPFGSIDPFAAKPGSMNAAKKANPVKPDQGFGAFQGVNSGGIAGLSGFQTADSGFGSFQSSGAAKPSSFTPPAPAPAPAPAAAAANSGVDHLDSLFASTTAAPTAVSNGGGGGDMFGEMDGWVDVEADFGSGDSGGATTELEGLPPPPSGLTASAAKSKGMDNYKGGQYADAIKWLSWAVVLIEKSGKDADIVEVLSSRASSYKEVGEYKKAIADCSKVLEKDKDNVSVLVQRALLYESSEKYRLGAEDLRLVLKIDPGNRLARSMIHRLNKMAD encoded by the exons atgAACTCCTACTCCGGcgaccgctcctcctcctcctcctcccgccccaccaccacctccttcgACTCCTACCAGTTCGACTTCGGCGTCAACTCGTCCCGCTCCTCTGCGTCCCGCCCCCTTAGACCGGGGCCCGGGGCCACCGCGGggggcgctgccgccggcggtgtaggcggcggcggcagcgcgtggACGCACCAGCCGGCTAAGACGACGTCGTGGACCCACCAGCCGTCgcccgcctccgcggcggcgggggctggATCCGGGCCCACGTCCATGGTCGGCGACATCTTCGGCCGGAGCtggtcctccgccgcgccgtcctccgGCCTCGGCATCCCGCAGGCCAACAACCCCGGCCTCTTCAGCGACCTCCTCGGCTCCGCGCTCGGGTCGTCCTCCCGCGGCCAGCCCAACGCGCCGCTCAGATCTTCGGCGCCGCAGACCTACAAGCCGGCCAACGCCAACCCAAACCCTAGCGGCTCTCCGTTCTCGATGGGCGGCATGGCGAGCACGCTCCCGAAAACGACCACCGGGTCGCCGATGTCCTCCGGTGGTGGCGGGTATGGTGTTGGTGGCCGTCCGATGAAGCCGGCGGgcatggcgtcggcggccgcggcacAGCCGATGATGGGGCAGAAGAAGGATCCGTTCGGTTCAATAGACCCCTTCGCTGCGAAGCCCGGTTCTATGAATGCTGCAAAGAAGGCTAATCCCGTCAAGCCGGATCAAGGTTTTGGGGCGTTCCAAGGCGTGAATTCAGGTGGCATTGCAGGATTATCGGGCTTCCAGACCGCTGACAGTGGATTTGGTAGCTTCCAGAGTTCCGGTGCTGCGAAACCTTCCAGCTTTACTCCACCGGCACCAGCTCCAGCGCCTGCTCCTGCGGCTGCTGCAGCGAACTCTGGTGTAGATCACTTGGACTCGCTGTTTGCTTCGACAACAGCTGCTCCGACTGCGGTGAGTAATGGTGGTGGGGGGGGTGACATGTTTGGTGAGATGGATGGCTGGGTGGATGTGGAGGCAGATTTTGGTAGTGGTGACAGCGGTGGCGCAACCACAGAGTTGGAGGGACTCCCACCGCCACCGTCTGGGTTGACAGCATCTGCTGCTAAGTCCAAAGGGATGGATAATTACAAGGGTGGGCAGTATGCTGATGCGATCAAGTGGCTGTCATGGGCCGTTGTACTCATTGAGAAGTCTGGGAAGGATGCTGACATTGTAGAGGTGCTGTCATCAAGGGCTTCATCTTACAAGGAGGTTGGGGAGTACAAGAAGGCAATTGCCGACTGTTCGAAG GTACTAGAGAAAGATAAGGATAATGTTTCGGTGCTTGTCCAACGTGCCCTTCTATATGAGAGCTCTGAGAAATACAGGCTTGGTGCAGAGGACCTCCGTTTGGTTCTGAAAATTGACCCAGGGAATAGGCTTGCGAGGAGTATGATCCATCGCCTGAACAAGATGGCTGACTAG